A single genomic interval of Pieris rapae chromosome 23, ilPieRapa1.1, whole genome shotgun sequence harbors:
- the LOC111003149 gene encoding uncharacterized protein LOC111003149: MKQFVLLAVLAVAQAQFQNGRILEPPVPSQCVQRTIHERYVDNKGYYFSWRDPAQRGTEVDWLTARNFCRQRCMDLVSLETSDENEWVKARIVQDKVKYIWTSGRVCDFKGCNRPDLLPNDVNGWFWTAELQKLAPTTNRQQNDWSEGGGIGKPQPDNRELIQGGAAEHCIAILNNFYNDGVHWHDVACHHVKPFVCEENDALLKYVRYTNPNLRV; the protein is encoded by the exons ATGAAACAATTCGTGCTATTAGCGGTTTTGGCTGTGGCCCAGGCGCAATTTCAAAATGGCCGAATCCTTGAACCACCCGTGCCATCGCAGTGTGTCCAGCGAACAATTCACGAGAGATATGTGGaca ATAAAGGATATTACTTCTCCTGGCGTGACCCAGCACAACGCGGCACTGAGGTCGACTGGCTGACTGCTAGAAACTTCTGTAGACAGCGTTGCATGGATCTTGTGTCTTTGGAGACCAGCGATGAAAACGAATGGGTCAAAGCACGCATCGTACAGGATAAG GTCAAATACATCTGGACTTCTGGGCGTGTATGTGATTTTAAGGGTTGCAACCGTCCCGACCTCCTCCCCAATGATGTCAATGGGTGGTTCTGGACTGCTGAACTCCAGAAACTGGCTCCGACTACCAACAGACAGCAGAACGACTGGTCCGAGGGTGGCGGTATTGGGAAACCACAGCCTGACAACAGG GAATTGATCCAAGGAGGTGCAGCTGAGCATTGCATCGCTATTCTGAACAACTTCTACAACGATGGAGTCCACTGGCACGACGTCGCCTGTCACCACGTCAAACCATTTGTTTGCGAAGAAAACGACGCATTACTAAAATACGTCCGATACACAAACCCCAATTTACGAGTTTAA
- the LOC111003146 gene encoding peptidyl-prolyl cis-trans isomerase NIMA-interacting 4: protein MPPKKQPEKGGKGNAAAKGGSKSGGDSKESGGKEKKGGTAVKVRHILCEKQSKCLEALEKLKAGQKFPDVAAAYSEDKARQGGDLGWMTRGSMVGPFQDAAFALPISSVTNPVYTDPPIKTKFGYHIIMVEGKK, encoded by the exons ATGCCTCCTAAAAAGCAACCTGAAAAAGGCGGGAAGGGTAACGCAGCAGCTAAAGGTGGATCGAAATCCGGCGGCGATTCAAAAG aatctggcgggaaagaaaaaaaaggtgGCACCGCTGTCAAAGTCCGTCATATATTGTGCGAGAAACAGTCGAAATGTTTAGAGGCCCTAGAAAAATTGAAAGCCGGTCAAAAGTTTCCTGATGTAGCTGCTGCATATAGTGAGGATAAAGCGCGTCAAGGTGGAGATTTGGGTTGGATGACGCGCGGTTCTATGGTGGGACCATTCCAGGATGCAGCATTTGCTTTACCAATTTCTTCCGTAACAAATCCAGTGTACACTGACCCTCCCATTAAGACCAAATTCggatatcatattattatggtaGAAGGCAAAAAATGA